The proteins below are encoded in one region of Coleofasciculus chthonoplastes PCC 7420:
- the mtnC gene encoding acireductone synthase, translating into MSVTLTDVKSILLDIEGTTSDIQFVHKVMFPYSRERLEQFVLSHQNLDEVVEAINLTQQTVKAEQGQEIDLEGAIATLLHWIDRDRKHPALKSIQGLIWKEGFETEAFKSHLYPDVKPKLEEWARSGLKLGIYSSGSMATQKMFFSHTVEGDLTPLFSNYFDLTTGSKKEAMSYEQIIELLGLAPNKIVFFSDVPAELVAAREKGLRVVHVKREGTASWSDVPEVESFQEISFVS; encoded by the coding sequence ATGAGTGTTACCCTAACCGATGTCAAGTCTATTTTGTTGGATATTGAAGGCACAACCTCTGATATTCAATTTGTCCATAAGGTGATGTTTCCTTACTCTAGAGAACGGTTGGAACAGTTTGTTTTAAGCCATCAGAATTTAGACGAGGTGGTTGAGGCGATTAACCTGACTCAGCAGACGGTTAAAGCTGAACAAGGACAAGAGATTGATTTAGAGGGCGCGATCGCCACTTTACTCCACTGGATTGATCGCGATCGCAAACACCCCGCCCTGAAATCGATTCAAGGACTAATTTGGAAAGAGGGATTCGAGACAGAGGCATTTAAATCACATCTTTACCCTGATGTCAAGCCAAAGTTAGAAGAATGGGCGCGATCGGGGTTAAAATTAGGCATATATTCATCGGGTTCGATGGCGACTCAAAAAATGTTCTTCAGCCACACAGTCGAAGGAGATTTAACCCCACTCTTTTCTAACTATTTCGATTTAACCACGGGGAGTAAAAAAGAAGCGATGAGTTACGAACAGATTATCGAGCTTTTAGGATTAGCGCCCAATAAAATTGTCTTCTTTTCCGACGTTCCCGCCGAATTAGTCGCAGCGCGAGAGAAAGGGTTACGAGTGGTTCATGTCAAGCGCGAGGGAACCGCATCTTGGTCTGACGTACCCGAAGTAGAATCGTTTCAAGAGATATCGTTTGTCTCCTAA
- a CDS encoding nickel/cobalt transporter: MSQACILAHLSHTSSVPNLITSEPTLSTVLIGIAIAFGFGAVHALSPGHGKTLVSAYFIGSQGTPQQAVLLGLTITFTHTLSIFLLGAIALFASQYVLPEQSYPVLSFVSGLTIGIVGLSLLRKRLHSHSHPHSHTHAHSPTSLSSLVKLGIAGGLIPCPSALVMLLSAVALHQISYGLFLVGGFSLGLASVLVILGVVAIYARQWLERLPQTDQVLQKLSILSAIVIMVIGFGITVVSVTTSL, from the coding sequence ATGTCACAAGCGTGTATTTTAGCTCACTTGAGTCACACATCCTCTGTGCCGAACCTGATCACCTCTGAACCCACGTTAAGCACGGTTTTAATCGGGATTGCGATCGCGTTTGGATTCGGTGCGGTTCATGCACTGTCCCCTGGACATGGTAAAACCCTCGTCAGTGCCTATTTTATTGGCTCTCAAGGCACACCACAACAGGCTGTTTTACTCGGATTAACGATAACCTTTACCCATACGCTGAGTATTTTTCTCTTGGGTGCGATCGCGCTGTTTGCGTCTCAATACGTTTTGCCTGAACAATCCTATCCGGTGCTGAGTTTCGTGAGCGGGTTAACCATTGGTATCGTCGGATTGAGCCTGCTGAGAAAGCGGCTGCATTCCCATTCCCATCCCCATTCACACACACACGCCCACTCACCCACTAGCCTTTCATCTCTGGTTAAATTAGGGATTGCGGGGGGATTAATTCCTTGTCCATCTGCATTGGTGATGTTATTGAGTGCTGTGGCTCTGCACCAGATCAGCTATGGGCTATTTCTGGTGGGCGGGTTTAGTCTGGGGTTAGCATCAGTGTTAGTTATTTTGGGTGTCGTCGCCATTTATGCTCGCCAGTGGCTGGAGCGATTGCCACAAACGGATCAAGTGTTGCAGAAGTTATCCATTTTGAGTGCGATCGTGATCATGGTCATTGGCTTTGGTATAACTGTTGTTTCAGTCACTACCTCGTTATGA
- the ribBA gene encoding bifunctional 3,4-dihydroxy-2-butanone-4-phosphate synthase/GTP cyclohydrolase II has translation MESPETVLFEFNSIDEALADLKAGRALVVVDDENRENEGDVICAAQFATPDMINFMAVEARGLICLALMGERLDALDLPLMVTKNTDSNQTAFTISIDAASHLGVTTGISAEDRARTIQIAINPHTKPCDLRRPGHIFPIRAREGGVLKRAGHTEAAVDLPRLAGLYPAGVICEIQNPDGSMARLPQLIQYAKQHNLKLISIADLISYRLEHDRFVYRETVAKLPTEFGTFKIYGYRNTLDKTEHVAIVKGDPDTFQDQPVMVRMHSECLTGDALGSLRCDCRQQLEAALKMIEAAGQGVLVYLRQEGRGIGLVNKLKAYSLQDMGLDTVEANERLGFPADLRNYGMGAQMLNDIGVKKIRLITNNPRKIAGLRGYGIEVVDRVPLLIESNDYNSIYLATKAQKLGHLLLQTYLVTVGIQWLDAPQPVTERYERLEKLRHLAASHNLLLQEEARPVAIALFGKPSLIVHLGFDQANLAEPDWYKDSNHPYCVAIAKILDTLSTWSQLGRLEFLVSTGVDPLLSLQVQLDRQMYSLSQCPSRVFEHLTTQKIYSFER, from the coding sequence GTGGAATCGCCTGAAACTGTTTTGTTTGAATTCAACTCGATAGATGAAGCCCTAGCCGATCTCAAAGCCGGTCGCGCTTTGGTTGTGGTTGACGATGAAAACCGGGAGAACGAAGGGGACGTAATTTGCGCTGCCCAATTTGCTACACCGGATATGATTAATTTCATGGCGGTGGAAGCCAGGGGCTTGATTTGTCTGGCGCTGATGGGAGAACGCCTCGATGCCCTCGATTTGCCGTTGATGGTTACCAAAAATACCGATAGCAATCAAACCGCGTTCACGATTAGTATTGATGCAGCATCCCATCTGGGCGTGACAACAGGGATCTCGGCAGAAGATCGGGCGCGAACGATCCAAATTGCGATTAATCCCCACACTAAACCCTGTGATTTACGACGTCCGGGTCATATTTTCCCAATCCGCGCCAGAGAAGGAGGTGTCCTCAAACGGGCGGGTCATACGGAGGCGGCGGTGGATTTACCGCGATTGGCAGGTTTATACCCAGCCGGGGTGATCTGTGAGATCCAAAATCCCGATGGGTCGATGGCGCGTTTGCCGCAGTTGATTCAGTATGCCAAGCAGCATAATCTTAAACTGATTAGCATTGCCGATTTAATTAGTTATCGCCTGGAACACGATCGCTTTGTCTACCGGGAAACGGTGGCTAAATTGCCGACAGAGTTCGGCACGTTTAAAATTTATGGCTATCGCAATACCTTGGACAAAACAGAACATGTGGCAATTGTCAAGGGTGATCCGGACACGTTCCAAGACCAACCGGTGATGGTACGGATGCACTCAGAATGTCTCACGGGAGATGCTTTGGGTTCCCTACGCTGTGATTGTCGTCAGCAACTGGAAGCCGCGTTAAAAATGATTGAGGCGGCGGGTCAAGGGGTGCTGGTGTATTTGCGCCAAGAGGGACGCGGGATTGGTTTGGTGAATAAGTTGAAAGCCTATTCCCTCCAGGATATGGGATTGGATACGGTGGAAGCGAATGAACGCTTGGGATTTCCGGCGGATCTGCGTAACTATGGGATGGGGGCGCAGATGCTTAATGATATTGGCGTCAAAAAAATTCGCCTGATTACCAATAATCCGCGTAAGATTGCTGGATTAAGGGGATATGGGATTGAAGTGGTTGATCGGGTTCCCCTGTTGATTGAATCCAATGACTATAATTCGATCTATTTAGCAACCAAGGCACAGAAACTGGGACATCTGTTGCTACAAACCTATTTAGTTACCGTGGGAATTCAGTGGTTAGATGCGCCTCAACCGGTGACAGAACGGTATGAACGACTGGAAAAGCTGCGACATTTAGCAGCAAGCCATAACCTATTGTTACAGGAAGAAGCCCGTCCGGTGGCGATCGCACTGTTTGGGAAACCGTCCTTAATTGTTCACCTGGGCTTTGATCAAGCTAATCTGGCAGAACCAGACTGGTACAAGGATAGTAATCATCCTTACTGCGTTGCGATCGCGAAAATCTTAGATACACTCAGCACTTGGTCGCAACTGGGACGCCTAGAATTTCTAGTGTCTACTGGGGTCGATCCCTTGCTTAGTTTACAAGTTCAGCTTGATCGGCAAATGTACTCATTGAGTCAGTGTCCCTCCCGCGTATTTGAGCATTTAACCACGCAAAAAATCTACAGTTTTGAGCGGTAA
- a CDS encoding MDR/zinc-dependent alcohol dehydrogenase-like family protein: MQALWLENNQLQLRHDIPIPQPPPGEALVRVVQAGICNTDLELIRGYYPYKGILGHEFVGVVEQGPTELQGQRVVGEINAVCGQCHYCQRGQSTHCENRTVLGIANRHGAFADYLSLPIENLHRVPDNLPTDLATFTEPVAAALEIQQQVMVSSTERVLVVGDGKLGQLVAQTLALTGCDLFVVGRHRHKLANLSARGINVGFADAIAKRAFDIAVECTGNPAGFELARRALRPRGILVLKSTYAGQLTFDASSLVVDEITLIGSRCGPFAPALELLASGRVDVEPLIQGHYPLREGLKAVEQAKSKGVLKVLLDMSDQ; this comes from the coding sequence ATGCAAGCACTTTGGCTGGAAAACAATCAACTGCAACTCCGCCACGATATCCCCATTCCGCAGCCACCACCGGGGGAAGCCTTGGTACGAGTTGTCCAGGCGGGTATCTGTAACACGGATTTGGAATTAATTCGAGGCTATTATCCTTATAAGGGTATTTTAGGTCATGAGTTCGTCGGTGTTGTCGAACAAGGACCGACTGAGTTACAGGGACAACGAGTTGTTGGCGAGATTAACGCCGTCTGTGGGCAATGTCACTATTGTCAACGTGGACAATCAACCCACTGCGAAAACCGCACGGTATTGGGAATTGCCAACCGCCATGGGGCGTTTGCCGACTATCTTAGTTTACCAATAGAGAATTTGCATCGAGTCCCCGATAATTTACCCACAGATTTAGCTACCTTTACCGAACCCGTCGCCGCCGCCTTGGAAATTCAGCAGCAAGTCATGGTGAGTTCGACGGAACGAGTGTTGGTGGTGGGCGATGGGAAACTGGGACAATTAGTCGCCCAAACCCTTGCCCTAACCGGATGTGACTTGTTTGTGGTGGGGCGTCATCGGCATAAGTTGGCAAATTTATCGGCACGGGGGATTAATGTGGGATTCGCCGATGCGATCGCCAAACGAGCGTTTGATATTGCGGTTGAGTGTACCGGGAATCCGGCTGGATTTGAACTCGCCCGCCGCGCTTTGCGTCCACGAGGTATTTTAGTGCTTAAAAGTACCTACGCGGGTCAGTTAACCTTTGATGCATCATCTCTGGTTGTAGACGAAATTACCCTAATTGGGTCGCGTTGTGGTCCTTTTGCCCCCGCCTTGGAGTTACTGGCGTCAGGACGGGTGGATGTGGAACCGCTGATTCAGGGTCATTATCCGTTACGAGAGGGACTTAAAGCCGTTGAACAGGCAAAAAGTAAGGGCGTGTTGAAGGTTTTATTGGATATGAGTGATCAGTAG
- the mazG gene encoding nucleoside triphosphate pyrophosphohydrolase, translated as MSNSPDAAQTSPQASVLAALQQLIDVVAQLRSPDGGCPWDLAQTPETLTPYVIEEAYEVVDAIRSGNPQAIAEELGDLLLQVVLQAQIAAEVGDFTLKEVADGITEKLIRRHPHVFGDVNVQDAEEVRYNWEQIKAAEKGETPAEAQRLSRKLQGYARKLPPLMAGMKMSQKAAAAGFEWNDVDGVWAKFDEELAEFHQAIAQEGKEEQQAELGDLLFTLINVARWYDLDPATALQDTNQRFIQRLSGMEAIATRSLSEYSLDELEQLWQQAKAALKQSQMRERGL; from the coding sequence ATGTCCAATTCCCCAGACGCTGCCCAAACCTCCCCTCAAGCCTCGGTATTAGCTGCCCTACAACAGCTTATCGACGTGGTTGCCCAGTTGCGATCGCCCGATGGGGGGTGTCCTTGGGATCTTGCCCAAACGCCGGAGACGTTGACCCCTTATGTGATCGAAGAAGCTTATGAAGTGGTGGATGCGATTCGCAGTGGCAATCCCCAAGCCATTGCCGAAGAATTGGGCGATTTACTGCTTCAGGTCGTCTTACAAGCCCAAATAGCCGCCGAAGTCGGTGACTTTACCCTCAAAGAGGTGGCGGATGGCATTACCGAAAAACTGATCCGTCGTCATCCTCACGTCTTCGGTGATGTCAATGTGCAAGATGCCGAAGAAGTCCGTTACAATTGGGAGCAAATCAAAGCCGCTGAAAAAGGGGAAACCCCAGCCGAGGCACAACGGTTGAGTCGCAAACTCCAGGGATACGCCCGGAAACTCCCCCCCTTAATGGCAGGGATGAAAATGTCTCAGAAAGCCGCCGCCGCTGGGTTTGAATGGAATGATGTGGATGGGGTTTGGGCAAAATTTGATGAAGAATTAGCGGAATTCCATCAGGCAATTGCCCAGGAAGGGAAAGAGGAGCAGCAGGCAGAACTGGGGGACTTATTGTTTACACTAATTAATGTCGCCCGTTGGTATGATCTTGACCCAGCCACAGCGCTGCAAGACACCAACCAACGGTTTATCCAGCGTCTGTCGGGTATGGAAGCGATCGCGACTCGTTCCTTGTCTGAGTATAGCCTTGATGAATTAGAACAGCTTTGGCAGCAAGCGAAAGCCGCATTGAAGCAGTCACAGATGAGGGAGAGGGGGTTGTAG
- a CDS encoding class II aldolase/adducin family protein, with protein sequence MTLPIFPNSQNMVEFANNLDRYLAGSDELFGFAIAGHGLYTWGNTIQAAKRHVEAW encoded by the coding sequence GTGACGCTGCCGATTTTTCCCAATTCCCAAAACATGGTAGAATTTGCGAACAATTTGGATCGATATTTAGCCGGGAGTGATGAGTTATTTGGCTTCGCGATCGCGGGTCATGGGTTATATACTTGGGGAAACACGATTCAGGCGGCGAAACGTCATGTTGAAGCCTGGTAA
- a CDS encoding Uma2 family endonuclease, giving the protein MVTLQLKQLSVPLGQRIILTDVNWSKFEDILQELGEKRATRVAYYHSQLEIRMPLPEHEFDKEIIGDMVKILLEELEVDRECYGSTTFKRQDMAAGIEPDNCFYIQNHRLMIGKRRLDLTVDPPPDLAIEVDVTSKTQLSAYAALGVPELWQFYQGTLKINVLQAGNYVESSLSPTFENFPMIEGVSQFVQMSLTQGSSAALRAFRKWIRERIER; this is encoded by the coding sequence ATGGTAACATTACAACTCAAACAGTTAAGTGTTCCTCTAGGACAGCGGATTATTTTGACTGATGTAAACTGGTCAAAATTCGAGGATATTTTGCAAGAACTTGGTGAAAAACGAGCGACTAGAGTAGCTTACTATCACAGTCAATTAGAAATTAGGATGCCATTACCAGAACATGAGTTTGATAAAGAAATTATTGGTGACATGGTAAAGATTTTGCTAGAAGAATTGGAGGTTGACCGCGAATGTTACGGTTCAACGACGTTCAAGCGCCAGGATATGGCAGCAGGAATTGAGCCAGATAATTGTTTTTATATTCAAAATCATCGTTTAATGATTGGCAAAAGACGATTAGATTTAACTGTAGATCCACCCCCGGATTTAGCGATTGAGGTTGATGTTACTTCCAAAACACAACTGAGTGCTTATGCGGCTTTGGGAGTGCCGGAGTTATGGCAGTTTTATCAGGGAACTTTAAAAATTAATGTACTGCAAGCGGGTAATTATGTTGAATCTTCTTTAAGTCCTACTTTTGAGAATTTCCCGATGATTGAGGGGGTTTCACAATTTGTCCAAATGAGTTTAACGCAAGGTTCAAGTGCTGCTTTAAGAGCTTTTCGGAAGTGGATTCGGGAGAGAATTGAACGATGA
- a CDS encoding metal-binding protein, whose product MPSGQIHDRITLWSLPLITAATRIMTRNGDLTLIVSGGFFFSGLMFSPDLDLYSRPFKRWGWLRWIWLPYQKVMRHRSIFSHGFILGTTIRILYLGSWIIALAGIGLVIMYLFQAVPWTGEELKQQITRSLLDYQAHWIALFIGLELGAIIHSISDWTSSTYKRYQRQKQKPRRKSTKRKRTSRR is encoded by the coding sequence ATGCCCTCTGGTCAAATACACGATCGCATTACCTTATGGAGTCTCCCCCTTATAACTGCTGCAACCCGCATCATGACTAGGAATGGGGACTTAACCCTGATCGTATCTGGAGGCTTTTTTTTTAGTGGACTCATGTTCAGTCCCGACTTAGATCTCTACTCACGCCCCTTTAAACGCTGGGGGTGGCTACGCTGGATTTGGCTACCGTACCAAAAGGTAATGCGCCACCGCTCTATTTTTTCCCACGGCTTTATCCTGGGGACGACAATTCGTATCCTTTATCTGGGGAGTTGGATCATCGCCCTAGCGGGAATCGGATTAGTGATTATGTACTTATTCCAGGCTGTACCCTGGACTGGGGAAGAGTTGAAACAACAAATCACGCGATCGCTCCTCGATTATCAAGCCCACTGGATTGCCTTATTTATCGGCTTAGAACTCGGCGCTATCATCCACTCCATCAGTGATTGGACGAGTTCCACCTACAAGCGCTACCAGCGTCAAAAGCAAAAGCCGCGCCGTAAATCCACCAAACGTAAGCGAACCTCACGTCGATAA
- a CDS encoding EF-hand domain-containing protein, producing the protein MQISERQMHRVRWVLTIGWLLLILSLFYDPFSPGLTTPDNTISPLRIDPTICVNVQGTCIEESPYALGAPIFWGIIVPTAIFILLVFGHELWRRICPLSFLSQIPRALGWQRKQRLVHPQTGKVRYQGVKVTQNSWLGRNHLYLQFGLFYLGLCSRILFVNSDRTALAIFLLTTIVGAIVVGYLYEGKSWCQYFCPMAPVQKIYAEPRGLLTRTAHEEERQKITQSMCRTLNKKGEEQSACVACQSPCIDIDAERSYWETIMQPQQQWLYYGYVGLVLGYFIYYYLYAGNWDYYFSGVWAHQENQLATLMSPGFYLVNQPIPLPKLVAVPLTLAAFAFAGSSIGSRIEKRYNAVQRRQQQPLSQELIRHRMFTLCTFFVFNLFFVFAGRNFIGLLPAPIQYLFPLLIAICSTLWLYRTWQRHPHRYRQESLASRLRRQLSKLNLDISSFLEGRSLDSLNADEVYVLAKILPNFTKEKRLQAYKGILTEAINEGYADISSSLNILQPMRRELDISEAEHQQILTELGVEAPNLLDPQNHRSREDWWRQESYREAILTLILEFSQNHPEQHLVTELAEVINGKKPMTDLETLLKQLSKRESKSIEQARQDYGVTTTEEAEIIKQTDPHQLWRMISYTFDSFKHLDEDERLMAYFRLLDKDESGYISGEELEVCLREINSQVTHAEIEAMLKLADTNRDRQISYEEFREILHLLD; encoded by the coding sequence ATGCAAATATCGGAACGCCAAATGCACCGAGTTCGATGGGTGCTGACCATTGGTTGGTTGTTACTAATTCTTTCGTTGTTCTATGACCCTTTCTCTCCTGGATTAACCACTCCTGACAATACAATTAGTCCTTTAAGAATTGACCCTACTATTTGTGTCAATGTTCAGGGAACTTGTATAGAAGAGAGTCCTTATGCCTTGGGAGCGCCTATTTTTTGGGGCATAATTGTCCCCACCGCTATTTTCATTTTGTTGGTATTTGGACATGAATTATGGCGTCGGATATGTCCATTGTCATTTCTGTCCCAAATTCCTCGCGCTTTGGGATGGCAACGGAAACAACGACTAGTTCATCCTCAAACTGGGAAAGTACGCTATCAGGGAGTAAAAGTGACTCAAAATTCCTGGTTAGGTCGGAATCATTTGTATCTCCAATTTGGACTATTTTATCTAGGATTATGTAGCAGAATTTTGTTCGTCAATTCCGATCGCACAGCCTTGGCAATTTTTTTATTAACAACTATTGTCGGGGCAATTGTAGTGGGCTACCTCTATGAGGGTAAATCCTGGTGTCAGTATTTCTGTCCCATGGCTCCGGTGCAAAAAATTTATGCTGAACCTAGAGGATTGTTGACAAGAACAGCTCATGAAGAAGAGCGCCAAAAGATTACGCAATCGATGTGTCGCACCCTAAACAAAAAAGGCGAAGAACAGAGTGCTTGTGTGGCTTGTCAGAGTCCCTGTATTGATATTGATGCGGAGCGTTCCTACTGGGAAACGATTATGCAACCGCAACAACAGTGGCTCTACTACGGTTATGTCGGATTGGTCTTGGGTTACTTCATTTATTATTATCTTTATGCCGGGAATTGGGACTACTATTTCTCTGGCGTTTGGGCGCATCAAGAAAATCAGCTAGCTACATTAATGAGTCCAGGATTTTATCTGGTAAATCAGCCAATTCCCCTGCCTAAGTTAGTCGCTGTTCCGCTGACATTAGCCGCATTTGCATTTGCCGGATCTAGCATAGGAAGTCGTATAGAAAAACGCTATAATGCGGTTCAGCGACGCCAGCAGCAACCCCTAAGTCAAGAACTAATCCGTCACCGGATGTTTACCCTTTGTACGTTCTTTGTCTTTAATCTATTCTTTGTCTTTGCCGGACGAAATTTTATCGGGTTGTTACCTGCACCGATACAATATTTATTTCCACTACTTATTGCCATCTGTAGTACGCTATGGCTCTACCGTACATGGCAACGCCATCCCCACCGCTACCGCCAAGAAAGTCTAGCTAGCCGACTGCGGCGACAGCTCAGTAAATTAAACTTAGATATCTCAAGTTTTTTAGAAGGGCGATCGCTCGATTCTCTAAATGCTGATGAAGTTTATGTTTTAGCTAAGATTTTGCCAAATTTTACCAAGGAAAAACGGCTTCAGGCTTATAAAGGAATTTTGACAGAAGCTATTAATGAAGGGTATGCTGACATTTCAAGCAGTTTGAATATTCTTCAACCCATGCGGCGGGAACTCGATATTTCTGAGGCGGAACATCAGCAGATTTTAACAGAGCTTGGAGTTGAAGCTCCTAATCTGCTTGATCCGCAAAACCACAGGAGTCGTGAAGATTGGTGGCGTCAAGAAAGTTATCGTGAAGCCATCTTGACGCTCATTCTGGAGTTTTCCCAGAATCATCCAGAGCAACACTTAGTCACCGAGTTAGCTGAAGTGATTAATGGTAAAAAGCCGATGACTGATTTGGAGACGTTACTCAAGCAATTATCGAAACGTGAATCAAAAAGCATTGAGCAGGCTCGCCAAGATTACGGGGTTACCACAACGGAGGAAGCTGAGATTATTAAACAAACTGATCCGCATCAGTTGTGGCGCATGATCAGCTATACTTTTGATTCATTCAAACATTTAGACGAAGACGAGCGCCTAATGGCATATTTTCGGCTTTTGGACAAGGATGAGTCAGGTTACATTAGTGGCGAAGAATTAGAAGTTTGTTTGCGAGAGATTAATTCCCAAGTTACTCACGCTGAAATTGAGGCAATGCTGAAGCTAGCCGACACAAACCGCGATCGCCAAATTAGTTATGAGGAGTTTAGGGAAATTTTGCATCTTCTAGACTAG
- a CDS encoding DUF2079 domain-containing protein, protein MRFKFSQVSLSKLAITAALAFFCVALILGLHRHYTFYSSYDQGIFNQVFWNNLHGRFFESSLSSQLSTNVVHQGEVPRVDYHRLGQHFTPALLLWLPLYALFPTPATLTVLQVTFVTVAGLVLYVLAREYLEPPLAGMITVSFYCANAVIGPTLSNFHDISQIPLLVFGLLLAMEKRCWWLFWVLAVLLLAVREDAGIGLFGVGVYLILSRRYPRIGLVVCSLSFGYIILLTNLVMPLFSEDISQRFMMERFGQYASGDEASTLEIIWGMVSNPGRVLVELVTPFGRTLNYLLGQWLPLAFVPAISPASWMIAGFPLLKLFLGKGESVLAINIRYAMTVVPGLFYGAILWWSKHQDLYKRSLFRYFWIFCITLTLIFSYTSSASALNRAFYFMLPDSFDPWVHISLPQQWNHVQAMRPLVAQIPPDASVSATTYIIPHLSSRREIIRLPDLRLRNDQQEVINVDYMIADLWRLKQYQVAFDQERGLLKSLVSLIDQVTAKQEYGIIGFEDGVILLQKGVDSNSEAMGKWLVFRKQLVNRLS, encoded by the coding sequence ATGCGATTTAAATTTTCTCAGGTATCTCTATCAAAGTTAGCGATTACGGCGGCACTTGCTTTTTTTTGTGTGGCTTTAATTTTAGGCTTACATCGACACTATACTTTTTACTCGTCCTACGACCAAGGTATTTTTAATCAAGTCTTCTGGAATAACCTGCACGGACGTTTTTTTGAGAGTTCCTTATCCTCGCAACTTTCAACGAATGTGGTTCATCAGGGGGAGGTTCCTAGGGTTGATTATCATCGGTTGGGACAACATTTTACGCCAGCGTTGTTACTTTGGTTACCCCTGTATGCGTTATTTCCTACACCCGCCACGTTAACTGTATTGCAGGTAACATTCGTCACGGTGGCGGGTTTAGTTCTGTATGTTCTCGCACGAGAGTATTTAGAACCACCATTAGCTGGGATGATTACAGTTAGCTTTTACTGTGCGAATGCGGTTATTGGTCCAACGTTATCGAACTTTCACGATATTTCCCAGATTCCCCTATTGGTTTTTGGACTGCTGCTAGCGATGGAAAAACGCTGCTGGTGGCTGTTTTGGGTATTAGCCGTGTTACTTCTAGCCGTGCGCGAAGATGCGGGAATTGGATTATTTGGTGTGGGAGTCTACCTAATCCTAAGTCGGCGCTATCCCAGGATTGGGTTAGTGGTTTGTAGCTTAAGTTTTGGCTATATAATTCTACTGACGAATCTAGTTATGCCGTTATTTTCTGAGGATATTTCCCAGCGGTTTATGATGGAACGATTCGGTCAATATGCTTCAGGGGATGAGGCGTCTACGTTAGAAATTATCTGGGGAATGGTGAGTAATCCGGGGCGGGTGTTGGTGGAATTAGTGACACCCTTTGGTCGCACGTTGAATTATTTATTGGGGCAATGGTTACCGTTGGCATTTGTGCCAGCGATTTCACCCGCCTCTTGGATGATAGCGGGATTTCCTTTACTTAAGTTATTTTTAGGTAAGGGAGAATCGGTACTGGCAATTAATATTCGCTATGCAATGACGGTGGTGCCAGGGTTGTTTTATGGGGCGATTCTCTGGTGGTCAAAGCATCAAGATTTATATAAGCGATCGCTGTTTCGATATTTTTGGATTTTTTGTATTACTTTAACGCTTATTTTTTCCTATACATCTAGCGCTTCGGCGTTAAATCGTGCCTTTTATTTTATGCTACCGGATTCCTTTGATCCGTGGGTACATATCTCATTACCCCAACAGTGGAACCATGTGCAAGCCATGCGCCCTTTAGTTGCTCAAATTCCACCAGATGCTAGTGTTTCGGCGACAACTTATATTATTCCTCATCTCTCTAGTCGCCGTGAAATTATCCGCTTACCGGATTTAAGGTTACGTAATGATCAGCAAGAGGTTATTAATGTAGACTATATGATTGCTGATCTTTGGCGGTTAAAGCAGTATCAGGTAGCTTTTGATCAGGAACGAGGACTCTTGAAGTCGCTAGTATCGCTCATTGATCAGGTAACGGCAAAGCAGGAGTATGGCATTATTGGGTTTGAGGATGGGGTGATTTTATTGCAGAAAGGGGTAGACTCTAATTCTGAGGCTATGGGAAAATGGCTGGTGTTTCGGAAACAGTTGGTTAACCGTTTATCCTGA
- a CDS encoding DUF6653 family protein yields the protein MTLENKISQLFQMDDATWTRHANPWSVWTRNTVLPLLILAIWSRVWLGWWSLLWVAVALLWNWVNPRLFTQPETTDNWASKAVFGERVWMNRNQIPVPARHQTMPNILTTVAAIGTGFVAWGVIELDLWITLFGAALIYAGKLWFLDRMVWLYEDMKDTNPEYQSWLYSPK from the coding sequence ATGACCTTAGAAAACAAAATTTCTCAACTGTTTCAGATGGATGACGCCACATGGACACGTCATGCTAATCCTTGGAGTGTCTGGACACGCAACACAGTTCTACCTTTGCTCATTCTAGCCATTTGGAGTCGAGTTTGGCTGGGTTGGTGGTCTTTGCTTTGGGTTGCAGTGGCATTACTTTGGAATTGGGTAAACCCACGCCTATTTACCCAACCGGAAACAACTGATAATTGGGCATCTAAAGCCGTGTTTGGCGAACGGGTTTGGATGAATCGAAATCAAATCCCTGTCCCCGCCCGACATCAAACTATGCCCAATATCCTCACTACAGTAGCAGCAATTGGTACAGGATTTGTGGCGTGGGGCGTCATTGAACTTGACCTTTGGATCACGCTGTTTGGCGCAGCGCTAATCTATGCCGGGAAACTATGGTTTCTGGATCGCATGGTCTGGCTTTATGAAGATATGAAAGACACTAATCCTGAATATCAAAGCTGGCTTTATTCGCCAAAATAA